In Thiospirochaeta perfilievii, a single window of DNA contains:
- the hemW gene encoding radical SAM family heme chaperone HemW, with protein sequence MNLKSTNISLYVHIPFCSNKCKYCDFYSETDGFNRIPLVVTQIINQLDFWLNKLGSPNITTIFIGGGTPSILPIDELDRLLKHIDRLTPNRVEWSIESNPESITDSFLNCCNRYGVSRLSIGVQSINNATLNVLGRRVEPNRVVDALKLVKKYWRGQFSLDFITSVPNQSREMVLNDINFAIQSNPDHISFYALSLEDGTKLEDEVSKGIIEELEPKKSEDLWLYGRELLKNAGYINYEVSNYTKSTPCLHNINYWELKPYLGIGPGAVSTLIDKDNQIIRVSNKKSINEFLKGRESNWGEEYERLNPEEFLEDYIIMGLRLKRGINRKRFKNIFNVDIWDVIPISKKLEEDGVISTDSDFYKFSKRGFNIMNTFLVEILDSIKGVKIRDLNWFY encoded by the coding sequence ATGAATTTAAAATCTACTAATATATCCCTCTATGTACACATCCCATTTTGTAGTAATAAGTGTAAATATTGTGATTTTTATTCAGAAACTGATGGATTTAATCGTATTCCTCTTGTTGTAACCCAGATCATAAATCAGTTAGATTTTTGGTTGAATAAGTTGGGAAGTCCTAATATCACAACTATTTTTATAGGCGGAGGAACTCCATCTATTCTTCCTATAGATGAACTAGATCGACTTTTAAAACATATAGATAGGTTAACTCCTAACAGAGTTGAGTGGAGTATCGAGTCTAATCCTGAATCCATAACAGATAGTTTTTTGAATTGTTGCAATAGATATGGAGTCTCTAGGCTAAGTATTGGAGTCCAAAGTATAAATAATGCTACTCTTAATGTATTAGGCAGAAGGGTTGAACCAAACAGAGTTGTAGATGCCCTAAAACTTGTAAAAAAATATTGGAGGGGACAATTTAGTTTAGACTTTATAACTTCAGTTCCAAATCAGAGTAGAGAAATGGTCCTAAATGATATAAATTTTGCAATTCAATCTAATCCTGACCATATCTCTTTTTACGCCCTATCCCTAGAAGATGGAACAAAGTTGGAGGATGAAGTCTCAAAGGGAATTATAGAAGAGTTGGAGCCTAAAAAGTCTGAAGATCTATGGCTTTATGGTAGAGAGTTACTTAAAAATGCTGGTTATATTAACTACGAAGTTTCTAATTATACAAAGTCTACACCCTGTCTTCACAATATAAATTATTGGGAGTTAAAACCCTATTTAGGTATAGGTCCAGGGGCTGTATCCACATTAATAGATAAGGATAATCAGATAATTAGGGTAAGTAATAAAAAGTCCATTAATGAATTTCTTAAAGGTAGAGAGAGTAATTGGGGGGAAGAGTATGAGAGGCTTAACCCTGAAGAGTTTTTAGAAGATTACATTATTATGGGTTTAAGGTTAAAACGGGGGATAAACCGAAAAAGATTTAAAAATATCTTCAATGTTGATATATGGGATGTTATACCCATATCAAAAAAGCTTGAAGAAGATGGAGTTATTAGTACCGATAGTGACTTTTATAAGTTTTCAAAGAGGGGGTTTAATATAATGAACACTTTTTTAGTAGAGATATTAGACTCTATAAAGGGGGTGAAAATTAGAGATTTAAACTGGTTTTATTGA
- a CDS encoding SET domain-containing protein-lysine N-methyltransferase, which translates to MIKTSNRVDTLNLFKSLGIEYLDNYKIEFNKILTVDFYTSEYYLDNRAEFENLADRFGEKILNRELNDLYIEKTIDRGYGLFANRDIEKDSFIGVYLGIIREEDEMVPFDESGFDTDYAWDFPDEIEGFPQLEINAKYSGNELRFANHGSEPNIDVEHTVVNNMWYIFFISNRVIKKDEEVIISYGEAYWDTDYRSLSQ; encoded by the coding sequence ATGATAAAAACATCAAATAGAGTTGATACCCTTAACTTATTTAAAAGTCTAGGTATTGAATACTTAGACAACTATAAAATAGAGTTTAACAAGATCCTTACAGTAGATTTTTATACAAGTGAATACTATCTAGATAACAGAGCTGAGTTTGAAAATTTAGCAGATAGATTTGGAGAGAAGATTTTAAATAGAGAGTTAAATGACCTTTATATAGAAAAAACAATAGATAGAGGTTATGGATTATTTGCCAATAGGGATATAGAAAAAGACTCATTTATTGGTGTCTATTTAGGAATTATTAGGGAAGAAGATGAGATGGTTCCATTTGATGAGAGTGGATTTGATACAGACTATGCCTGGGATTTTCCAGATGAGATAGAAGGGTTTCCTCAACTTGAAATAAATGCAAAATACTCTGGGAATGAGCTTAGATTTGCCAACCATGGATCTGAACCTAATATTGATGTGGAACATACAGTTGTTAACAATATGTGGTACATATTCTTTATAAGTAATAGGGTTATAAAAAAAGATGAGGAAGTTATAATTTCCTATGGTGAGGCTTATTGGGATACTGATTATAGGAGTCTAAGTCAATAA
- the trhA gene encoding PAQR family membrane homeostasis protein TrhA: MEIKNWLLENITLHSHDNKREEFINGLTHFFGIILSIIGIIFLLLKNTTTPHLKGATIVYGLTMLLLFTASTIYHWLNDPILKRVGRVLDHCNIYLLIAGTYTPLAIYIGGRMGVTIILFEWVLTVLGIIFTLKFWGRLKFLHVFFYLVMGWMIVLVWSDFIKLVPISFAKDILLGGVLYTIGVIIYSLKKIPYYHGIWHLFVVAGAASMYIGIYTYLS; encoded by the coding sequence ATGGAAATTAAAAACTGGTTATTAGAAAATATTACACTTCATTCCCATGACAATAAGAGGGAAGAGTTTATAAATGGTTTAACACACTTTTTTGGTATAATTCTATCAATAATTGGAATTATTTTTCTACTTTTAAAGAATACAACCACTCCCCATCTAAAAGGGGCTACTATAGTTTACGGTTTAACAATGTTACTTCTTTTTACAGCTTCTACAATTTACCACTGGCTAAATGACCCTATATTAAAAAGAGTTGGACGAGTTTTAGATCACTGTAACATATACCTACTAATTGCTGGAACTTACACCCCTTTAGCTATATACATTGGGGGTAGAATGGGCGTTACTATTATACTTTTTGAGTGGGTCTTAACTGTATTAGGTATTATATTTACCCTTAAATTCTGGGGTAGATTAAAATTTCTTCATGTATTTTTCTACTTAGTTATGGGATGGATGATTGTTCTAGTATGGTCAGATTTTATTAAATTAGTTCCAATAAGTTTTGCAAAGGATATACTTTTAGGTGGTGTTCTATATACTATTGGTGTAATTATTTATAGTCTTAAAAAGATTCCCTATTACCATGGGATATGGCATCTTTTTGTTGTTGCAGGGGCAGCTTCAATGTATATTGGAATTTATACGTATTTATCATGA
- the sbcB gene encoding exodeoxyribonuclease I has translation MADTLFWYDLETFGRNPAWDKVAQFAGIRTNEKFEIIGEPIVLYCKITPDYIPDPVACYITGITPQLTIEKGLTEYEFIKRIDKEFSQPGTCVVGYNSINFDDEFIRNLYYRNFKDPYLREWSRGNTRWDILNLVRGVHDFRPEGLQWLNHENGKPSFKLEELSKINGIIHDNAHDALSDVEATIGLAKKIYEAQPKFFKFNYSLRKKEGVKKYIDIFSRKPFYHTSGMFTSVRGCTTMLSPIAVDPINKNSIICYDLRYDPSDLIKLSVEEIQSRLFVSDSNLSSNESRVHLKCVHINKSPMISPLGTLTEQASLKLGIDTKVCLENYDKLKDVKELTQKVIKVFQPNSGQVINKDPDFQIYSGGFFRDEDKAKFTMIHNTRKEDLLDLNHNFEDSRISEMLWRFVCRNYPEVLSSKDLDKWRSFCATRTLYPPCSDALDIKSIEEKLNLTMESKETSNKDKLITRELLQYIDVLKRKILN, from the coding sequence ATGGCAGATACATTATTTTGGTACGATTTAGAAACTTTTGGTAGGAATCCAGCATGGGACAAAGTAGCCCAGTTCGCAGGTATAAGAACAAATGAGAAGTTTGAGATTATTGGAGAACCTATTGTTCTATATTGTAAAATAACTCCAGATTATATCCCTGATCCTGTAGCTTGTTATATAACAGGGATAACTCCCCAGTTAACAATAGAGAAGGGGTTAACAGAGTATGAGTTTATAAAGCGAATAGATAAGGAGTTCTCCCAGCCAGGAACCTGTGTTGTCGGTTACAACTCTATAAATTTTGATGATGAGTTTATTCGAAATCTATATTATAGAAACTTTAAGGATCCATATTTAAGGGAGTGGAGTCGGGGTAATACTAGATGGGATATTCTTAATTTAGTTCGAGGTGTCCACGATTTTAGACCTGAAGGATTACAGTGGTTAAATCATGAAAATGGAAAACCAAGTTTTAAATTAGAAGAGCTTAGTAAAATTAATGGAATAATTCATGATAATGCCCATGATGCACTATCCGATGTAGAAGCTACTATAGGTTTAGCAAAAAAAATTTATGAAGCGCAACCAAAGTTTTTTAAGTTTAACTACTCTTTAAGAAAAAAAGAGGGAGTAAAAAAATACATAGATATATTTAGTAGAAAGCCTTTTTACCATACCTCAGGTATGTTTACATCGGTTAGGGGTTGTACAACAATGTTATCCCCAATTGCTGTTGATCCAATAAATAAAAACTCAATAATATGTTATGATTTAAGGTATGATCCTTCAGATCTAATAAAACTAAGTGTAGAAGAGATACAAAGCCGACTTTTTGTTTCAGATTCTAATCTATCTTCTAATGAGTCAAGGGTTCATCTTAAGTGTGTGCACATAAACAAAAGTCCTATGATTTCTCCCCTTGGAACTTTAACAGAACAGGCATCCCTTAAGTTAGGTATTGATACAAAAGTATGTCTTGAAAATTATGATAAATTAAAGGATGTAAAGGAGTTAACTCAGAAGGTTATAAAAGTATTTCAACCAAATAGTGGACAGGTTATAAATAAAGATCCTGACTTTCAGATCTATAGTGGCGGTTTTTTTAGGGATGAGGATAAGGCCAAATTTACAATGATTCATAATACACGAAAAGAGGATCTTTTGGATTTAAATCATAACTTTGAAGATAGCAGGATCTCAGAGATGTTATGGAGATTTGTTTGTAGAAACTATCCAGAGGTTCTAAGTTCAAAGGATTTAGATAAATGGAGAAGTTTTTGTGCTACAAGAACTTTATATCCCCCATGTAGTGATGCTCTTGATATTAAGAGCATTGAAGAGAAACTAAACCTAACTATGGAGAGTAAGGAGACCTCAAATAAAGATAAGCTTATAACTAGGGAGTTACTTCAATACATAGATGTTTTAAAAAGAAAAATATTGAATTGA
- a CDS encoding chemotaxis protein CheA produces the protein MSDYLDPNNEELLKDFFIEAQMQVEQLEQNILSIENNPNDKDSIDEIFRAAHTLKGGAATVQMAELASFTHIVEDLLDDIRAGQISITGNVVDSLLSSLDIIKLMLEARSEGDIYNEDITSIENTLHSFKNGTTVSEPAISSNSSKPTVKVKNSNDLSEYDLLELKNAAGNSDLYVVEVTFDPDNPMNSVGGIQIFTSLKSLGEVLKTSPDFDVLYDDNFNEKVKYYLASNEDIELIKKKSELTDVTLSSSVIALSNSDISSSTSQVDVEDVRKIDEVVEKVKYEDPVEVKEPDSEASFSEKEEVEDDGNSSSQISKKGKKNVNSQGSILRVDSRRIDEILNLVSEAVITKATFNQISNQFADSLMSFQNSETQYKDQLKRFFDALPELIDRFNREGTTSKEIKKYITDEFSSLNSVFDDFETNLKSTVNLFRSTATNLGRTTGDLHESVLRVRMVPIGQVFSRFPRLVRDLSKKLDKNINLIIEGEDTELDKSVIEDLLDPLMHCVRNSIDHGIESKQDRAAKGKSEDGHILLKAKNEGNMIVIEIADDGAGIDVKNIMAKAVKNGIIHENKNLTDLEAFNLIFEPGFSTAKSVTDISGRGVGLDVVRRKIEKLNGSVSVWSELGSGTRFTIKLPLTLAIIQGLLVRVGKEIFAIPITSVAESHRIKPNEIRFIDNYEVFNVREDVISLLRLNRLFRLPDDNSSEYKFVVIVGSGEKRMGLMVDSLIGEEDVVIKPLNDHYTSSPGIAGATILGDGTVSLIIDVSQLLELGMKNEVAERKQRDALILG, from the coding sequence ATGAGCGATTATTTAGACCCAAATAATGAAGAGTTATTAAAAGATTTCTTTATTGAAGCACAGATGCAAGTAGAACAGTTAGAGCAAAATATTTTATCAATTGAGAATAATCCAAATGATAAGGATTCAATTGATGAGATATTTAGAGCTGCTCATACCTTAAAAGGTGGCGCTGCTACAGTGCAGATGGCGGAATTAGCATCTTTTACCCATATTGTAGAAGATCTGCTGGACGATATACGTGCCGGACAGATATCCATAACAGGAAATGTCGTAGATAGCTTATTGAGCTCTCTAGATATCATTAAGTTGATGTTAGAGGCAAGGAGTGAAGGTGACATTTATAATGAAGATATAACTTCTATAGAAAATACATTACACTCTTTTAAAAATGGTACGACGGTTAGTGAACCTGCTATTTCATCTAATTCATCTAAGCCTACTGTTAAAGTTAAAAACAGTAATGACCTTAGTGAGTATGATCTATTAGAGCTTAAAAACGCAGCTGGAAATAGCGATTTATATGTTGTCGAAGTAACCTTTGATCCAGATAATCCTATGAACAGTGTTGGTGGAATACAGATTTTTACATCACTTAAGTCCCTTGGTGAAGTCTTAAAAACATCCCCAGATTTTGATGTTTTATATGATGATAATTTTAATGAGAAAGTAAAGTATTATTTAGCTTCAAATGAGGATATAGAATTAATTAAAAAGAAGTCAGAGCTAACAGATGTTACCCTATCTAGTTCTGTAATCGCTCTATCTAATAGTGATATCTCTTCAAGTACAAGTCAGGTTGATGTAGAAGACGTTCGTAAAATAGATGAAGTAGTCGAAAAAGTTAAATATGAAGATCCTGTTGAAGTTAAAGAACCTGATAGTGAAGCTAGTTTTTCAGAGAAAGAAGAGGTTGAGGATGATGGTAACAGCTCATCTCAAATTTCTAAAAAAGGCAAAAAGAATGTTAATAGTCAAGGTTCCATATTAAGAGTTGATAGTAGACGAATTGACGAGATTCTAAATCTTGTAAGTGAAGCTGTTATTACAAAAGCAACTTTTAATCAAATTAGTAACCAGTTTGCAGACTCTTTAATGAGTTTCCAAAATAGTGAAACACAATATAAAGATCAACTTAAGCGATTCTTTGATGCACTACCTGAATTAATTGACCGATTTAATAGGGAAGGTACAACTTCAAAGGAGATTAAGAAGTATATAACTGATGAATTTAGTAGCCTAAATAGTGTCTTTGATGACTTTGAGACTAACCTAAAATCTACAGTTAACCTATTTAGAAGTACCGCAACAAATCTTGGTAGAACTACAGGTGATCTCCATGAGAGTGTTTTAAGAGTTCGAATGGTACCTATAGGACAAGTATTTTCTAGATTTCCTAGGCTTGTTAGGGATCTCTCTAAAAAGTTAGATAAAAATATAAATCTAATAATAGAGGGTGAAGATACAGAGCTTGATAAATCTGTAATTGAGGATTTATTAGACCCATTAATGCACTGTGTTCGTAACTCTATAGATCATGGAATTGAGAGTAAACAAGATAGAGCAGCTAAAGGCAAATCAGAGGATGGTCATATTCTTTTAAAAGCAAAAAATGAAGGGAATATGATCGTAATTGAGATAGCTGACGACGGTGCAGGTATTGATGTTAAAAACATTATGGCTAAGGCTGTTAAAAATGGAATTATCCATGAAAATAAAAATCTAACAGATTTAGAGGCATTTAACCTTATATTCGAACCTGGATTTTCAACTGCTAAGTCAGTTACTGATATCTCAGGAAGAGGTGTTGGTTTAGATGTTGTTAGAAGGAAGATTGAGAAGCTAAATGGTTCTGTAAGTGTTTGGTCTGAACTAGGCTCTGGTACAAGGTTTACTATTAAACTTCCACTAACACTCGCAATTATTCAAGGTTTACTAGTTCGTGTTGGAAAAGAGATATTTGCAATACCAATAACATCTGTTGCAGAGAGTCATAGAATTAAACCTAATGAGATTAGATTTATTGATAATTATGAGGTGTTTAATGTTCGAGAGGATGTTATATCACTTCTAAGGTTAAACAGGCTTTTTAGACTACCTGATGATAATAGTAGTGAGTATAAATTTGTTGTTATAGTAGGAAGTGGTGAAAAAAGAATGGGATTAATGGTTGACTCTTTAATTGGTGAAGAGGATGTTGTTATTAAACCACTAAATGATCATTATACTAGTTCTCCAGGAATAGCTGGTGCTACTATATTAGGTGATGGAACTGTTTCTCTTATAATTGATGTAAGCCAATTACTTGAGTTAGGTATGAAAAATGAAGTAGCTGAGAGAAAACAACGTGATGCTCTCATTCTTGGATAG
- a CDS encoding CheR family methyltransferase: MEEEKTSVATEEKDISVNIDYKMVTFTLAGKDYGINIMNVASISKADRFTFVPNTAPFVRGVYNLRGEIISIIDLRLFFGLDVPVKKENELENMVILQLEYGHLIGVIVDGIDRVVGVSSSKIQPSHPLFGDVNIEYIHGVVENSNKLYIILDVEKIFSTNPEVVDKQIEAIGLLNKQEELNITKEESIDMGFFKDTLKTFKNFNVSPINLNWLKDRGRVWKQYRNAEGKDFQLESDASASEFLLPFFSPYTGKFWSTEYIEEVKKVLPEVSSGIIQVWNPGCGKGYESYSIACMLKDHYRDTQIKIHAGDSDLLSISSAPALNFSKADVPNSYLDYIEESINGYQFNKEIKDAIRFEYHDVSNTDHFAGYQLIVARDIVSFLSEEDQMKFFASVSKKMKSGGVLILGENEELPDIDNWSEKSVGSLKVYVKK; the protein is encoded by the coding sequence ATGGAAGAAGAGAAAACAAGTGTAGCAACTGAAGAAAAAGACATCTCTGTAAACATAGATTATAAAATGGTAACTTTTACACTTGCTGGAAAAGATTATGGGATAAATATAATGAATGTTGCTAGTATTTCTAAGGCAGATAGATTTACATTTGTTCCTAATACAGCACCATTTGTAAGGGGTGTTTACAACTTACGGGGAGAGATTATATCAATAATAGATTTACGTCTGTTTTTTGGTTTAGATGTCCCTGTTAAAAAAGAGAATGAATTAGAGAATATGGTTATATTACAGTTAGAATATGGCCATCTAATCGGTGTTATTGTTGATGGAATTGATAGGGTAGTTGGTGTATCAAGTAGTAAAATACAACCGTCCCACCCTCTTTTTGGCGATGTTAATATTGAGTATATTCATGGTGTTGTTGAAAATAGTAATAAACTATATATAATTTTAGATGTTGAGAAGATTTTTTCAACAAATCCAGAAGTTGTTGATAAACAGATAGAGGCTATAGGTCTTCTAAACAAACAGGAAGAGCTTAACATTACCAAAGAAGAGTCCATTGATATGGGATTTTTTAAGGATACTCTAAAAACTTTTAAGAACTTTAATGTTTCTCCTATAAATCTAAACTGGTTGAAAGATCGTGGAAGAGTATGGAAGCAGTATCGTAATGCTGAAGGAAAGGATTTTCAACTTGAATCAGATGCTTCTGCTAGTGAGTTTTTACTACCATTCTTCTCTCCATATACAGGGAAGTTTTGGAGTACTGAGTACATTGAAGAGGTTAAAAAAGTTCTTCCAGAGGTCTCTTCAGGTATTATTCAAGTTTGGAATCCAGGCTGTGGTAAGGGATATGAGTCATACTCAATAGCCTGTATGTTAAAAGATCACTATAGGGATACTCAAATTAAAATACATGCAGGAGATTCTGACTTATTAAGCATTTCATCTGCACCGGCACTTAATTTTTCAAAAGCTGATGTGCCCAATAGTTATCTTGATTATATTGAGGAATCAATAAATGGTTATCAGTTTAATAAAGAGATAAAGGACGCTATAAGATTTGAGTATCATGATGTTAGTAATACGGACCATTTTGCTGGTTACCAATTAATTGTAGCTAGGGATATCGTTTCATTTTTATCAGAAGAGGATCAGATGAAATTCTTTGCATCCGTTTCTAAAAAGATGAAATCTGGTGGAGTTTTAATTCTAGGTGAGAATGAAGAACTTCCTGATATTGATAACTGGAGTGAAAAAAGCGTAGGCTCGTTAAAAGTTTATGTAAAAAAATAG
- a CDS encoding chemotaxis protein CheX, which translates to MRVEYINPFVESAFNVLKEVLGTDVQRGELFLKRTTQPVMGVAAIVGLAGDVEGRVLFDMSLQTAIDVASAMNGETLPSLDDLGKATITELANMITAQAVTKLYDLGFKFDLTPPAIITGDNMQVTDMDVEALIVPMQLSVGKIEVNVAIRERN; encoded by the coding sequence ATGAGAGTAGAATATATTAACCCATTTGTTGAGTCAGCATTTAATGTTTTAAAAGAAGTTTTAGGCACTGATGTTCAAAGGGGAGAACTATTTCTGAAAAGAACTACACAGCCAGTAATGGGTGTTGCAGCAATTGTAGGTTTAGCAGGAGATGTAGAAGGTAGAGTTCTTTTTGATATGAGCCTCCAGACTGCTATAGATGTAGCCTCAGCTATGAATGGAGAAACTCTCCCTAGTTTAGATGATCTAGGGAAAGCCACAATTACTGAGCTTGCTAATATGATAACAGCACAGGCTGTTACGAAATTATACGATTTAGGCTTTAAATTCGATCTAACTCCTCCTGCTATAATTACAGGTGATAATATGCAAGTTACAGATATGGATGTAGAAGCATTGATTGTTCCTATGCAGTTATCTGTTGGTAAAATTGAAGTAAATGTAGCAATTCGAGAACGGAACTAG
- a CDS encoding response regulator has translation MKSSSDLPTINDRKPEGKNAQGAAYRVLVVDDSVFVTKQISQILNSEGFEVVATAGNGEEGLEKYKELHPNIDVVTMDITMPKMDGVTALEKIMEFDKNAKVIMVSALGKQDLVKKALMTGAKNYIVKPLDRKKVLERVVSVLK, from the coding sequence ATGAAATCAAGTAGTGACTTGCCAACAATTAATGATAGAAAGCCTGAAGGAAAAAATGCACAAGGGGCAGCATATAGAGTATTAGTTGTTGATGACTCTGTATTTGTAACTAAGCAGATATCGCAAATTTTAAACTCTGAAGGTTTTGAAGTTGTTGCTACAGCTGGAAATGGTGAAGAGGGCTTGGAAAAGTATAAAGAACTACACCCTAATATAGATGTTGTCACTATGGATATCACAATGCCTAAAATGGATGGTGTTACAGCCTTAGAGAAAATAATGGAGTTTGATAAAAATGCAAAGGTCATAATGGTTAGTGCTTTAGGTAAGCAAGACTTAGTTAAGAAAGCATTAATGACTGGTGCAAAAAACTATATAGTTAAACCCTTAGATCGTAAAAAAGTATTGGAACGAGTTGTCAGCGTTCTTAAGTAG
- the deoD gene encoding purine-nucleoside phosphorylase, translating into MSVHINAEKGAIADKILLPGDPLRAEFIANKYLENPVCYNKVRGMLGFTGMYKGERVSVQGTGMGLPSLSIYANELIREYDVKKLIRVGSCGSMQKDIHVRDIILAMSSSTNSSMNKNRFKGMDFAPTADFSLFRNALDVAKGSNLEIKAGNVLSSDSFYTDDPDEWKMWAAFNVLAVEMETSALYTLAAKYGVSALSILTVSDSLVTWEETSSEEREKTFTQMMELALDVIIKK; encoded by the coding sequence ATGAGTGTTCATATCAATGCAGAAAAAGGTGCAATTGCAGATAAAATATTATTACCAGGAGATCCTTTAAGAGCAGAATTTATTGCTAATAAGTATTTAGAAAATCCTGTATGTTACAATAAAGTACGTGGAATGTTAGGCTTTACAGGAATGTATAAGGGGGAGAGGGTTTCTGTTCAAGGAACAGGAATGGGTCTTCCGTCCCTTTCTATTTATGCTAATGAGCTTATACGAGAGTATGATGTTAAAAAGCTTATTAGAGTGGGTTCTTGTGGTTCAATGCAGAAGGATATACATGTTAGAGATATTATTCTTGCGATGTCATCCTCTACAAACTCTTCAATGAATAAAAATAGATTTAAAGGTATGGATTTTGCTCCAACTGCAGACTTTTCTCTATTTAGAAATGCTTTGGATGTAGCAAAAGGTAGTAACCTTGAAATAAAAGCGGGGAATGTTCTATCTTCAGACTCATTTTATACAGATGATCCAGATGAGTGGAAAATGTGGGCTGCCTTTAATGTTTTAGCGGTTGAAATGGAGACCTCTGCTTTGTATACATTAGCGGCAAAGTATGGTGTTAGTGCTCTTTCAATATTAACAGTTAGTGATTCCTTAGTTACATGGGAAGAGACTTCCAGTGAAGAGAGAGAGAAAACTTTTACTCAGATGATGGAGTTAGCACTTGATGTAATAATTAAGAAATAA
- the hisI gene encoding phosphoribosyl-AMP cyclohydrolase, producing the protein MIDLDFDKSGGLIPAIAQDYLTKEILMQAYINKEAWELTIKNNVAVYYSRSRKSLWKKGETSGNVQKIKEIKVDCDLDSVIFLVEQIGDAACHKGYRSCYYRSIKNNDLKITGDLIFDPKVVYKK; encoded by the coding sequence ATGATTGATTTAGACTTTGATAAAAGTGGTGGTTTAATACCTGCAATAGCACAAGACTACTTAACAAAAGAGATACTTATGCAAGCTTATATTAATAAAGAAGCATGGGAGTTAACTATAAAGAATAACGTTGCAGTTTACTACTCTAGAAGCAGAAAAAGCCTTTGGAAAAAAGGTGAAACTTCGGGAAATGTACAAAAAATAAAAGAGATAAAAGTAGATTGTGATTTAGACTCAGTTATTTTTTTAGTTGAACAGATAGGTGATGCTGCATGTCATAAGGGCTACAGAAGTTGTTACTACAGAAGTATAAAAAACAATGATCTTAAGATTACTGGTGATTTAATTTTTGATCCAAAAGTAGTTTACAAGAAATAA